The window TTGGCGGAACGATCAGTGTTTCTAACAACGTTGTAAGCGACATTAAAAAATTGGGTATTTCCAATGTGGAACGGATCGGCGGAAGAAGCCGCTATGAAGTTGCTCAAAATATTTCTAAAAAATTGTCTTCAAATTCAAAAGCAGTAATCGCAAATGGAATGGCATATGCTGACAGTCTGGCAATCGGTTCTTATGCTGCCCGTAACGGTATTCCAATTCTACTGACGACTGCAAGCTCTATTCCCGAACCAACGAAAAATGCGATGAACAGCAAAGGAACAACATCGACTATTGTGGTCGGGGGAGAAATCAGTGTCTCAAAAAGCGTTTACAGCCAGTTGCCATCACCAACAAGAATCGGCGGGAACAGCCGTTTTGAAGTGGCTGCCAACATAGCGAAAAAGTATTATTCTTCATCAAAAGCTGCATTTGTCAGCAATGGCTATCAATATGCAGATGCTTTAGCGGGTTCTGTGCTGGCGGCGAAGCAAAATCGCCCAATGCTATTTACTGACGCCGGTTCATTGCCGACTGCGACAAGAACAGTCATCGGATCAAATAGCAAGAATACCTTCACAGTTCTTGGGGGAACTATTTCAGTGACAACAAATGTCGTGAACCAGCTTAAAAATGTAATTGTAGGCAAAAAGGTATTTGTGGATGCAGGACACGGTGGGTATGACAGCGGCGCGGTAGGTAATGGTTTAAAAGAGAAAGATGTTAACCTTGCCGTTGCTAAGCTTGTAAACAGCAAACTTTCCAATGGTGGAGCCATTCCGATTAT is drawn from Bacillota bacterium and contains these coding sequences:
- a CDS encoding N-acetylmuramoyl-L-alanine amidase yields the protein MRIFLKSIPMLILGVVLFVPNAFAANSVTRLDGASRYEVAVNVSKQGWSSAGTVVIANGTAYADVLTAAPLAYKYNAPILLTESSKLTTPTKDRISQLKPSKVIVIGGTISVSNNVVSDIKKLGISNVERIGGRSRYEVAQNISKKLSSNSKAVIANGMAYADSLAIGSYAARNGIPILLTTASSIPEPTKNAMNSKGTTSTIVVGGEISVSKSVYSQLPSPTRIGGNSRFEVAANIAKKYYSSSKAAFVSNGYQYADALAGSVLAAKQNRPMLFTDAGSLPTATRTVIGSNSKNTFTVLGGTISVTTNVVNQLKNVIVGKKVFVDAGHGGYDSGAVGNGLKEKDVNLAVAKLVNSKLSNGGAIPIMARSTDVFLELSERVAKAKSNNANLFVSIHANSASPAATGTETYYYTKYESENSKRLATEIQNRLYKALNTQNRGVKIGNFHVIRESTMPSSLAELAFISNANDASKLKSALYQEKAAQAIYEGIIGYY